One Globicephala melas chromosome 4, mGloMel1.2, whole genome shotgun sequence genomic window carries:
- the KCNJ6 gene encoding G protein-activated inward rectifier potassium channel 2 isoform X3: MAKLTESMTNVLEGDSMDQDVESPVAIHQPKLPKQARDDLPRHISRDRTKRKIQRYVRKDGKCNVHHGNVRETYRYLTDIFTTLVDLKWRFNLLIFVMVYTVTWLFFGMIWWLIAYIRGDMDHIEDPSWTPCVTNLNGFVSAFLFSIETETTIGYGYRVITDKCPEGIILLLIQSVLGSIVNAFMVGCMFVKISQPKKRAETLVFSTHAVISMRDGKLCLMFRVGDLRNSHIVEASIRAKLIKSKQTSEGEFIPLNQTDINVGYYTGDDRLFLVSPLIISHEINQQSPFWEISKAQLPKEELEIVVILEGMVEATGEEMDAQQN, from the coding sequence CTAACGTCCTGGAGGGTGACTCCATGGACCAGGATGTTGAGAGCCCTGTGGCCATTCACCAGCCAAAGTTGCCTAAGCAGGCCAGGGACGACCTGCCAAGACACATCAGCCGAGACCGGACCAAAAGGAAAATCCAGAGGTATGTGCGGAAAGATGGAAAGTGCAACGTCCACCATGGCAACGTGAGGGAGACCTATCGCTACCTGACCGATATCTTCACCACCTTAGTAGACCTCAAGTGGAGATTCAACCTGTTGATTTTCGTCATGGTTTACACAGTGACGTGGCTCTTTTTTGGAATGATCTGGTGGCTAATTGCATACATCCGAGGAGACATGGACCACATAGAGGACCCTTCATGGACTCCTTGCGTCACCAACCTCAATGGGTTCGTCTCTGCTTTTTTATtctccatagagacagaaaccaCCATTGGTTATGGCTATCGGGTCATCACGGACAAGTGCCCAGAGGGAATTATTCTCCTCTTAATCCAATCTGTTTTGGGGTCCATTGTCAATGCATTCATGGTGGGATGCATGTTTGTAAAAATATCTCAACCCAAGAAGAGGGCAGAGACCCTGGTTTTTTCCACCCATGCAGTGATTTCCATGAGGGATGGGAAACTGTGCCTGATGTTTCGCGTAGGGGATCTGAGGAATTCCCACATCGTGGAGGCTTCCATCAGAGCTAAGTTGATCAAATCCAAACAGACCTCAGAGGGGGAGTTCATCCCCTTGAACCAGACGGATATCAACGTAGGGTACTACACTGGCGATGACCGTCTCTTTCTGGTGTCACCACTCATCATTAGCCATGAAATTAACCAACAGAGTCCTTTCTGGGAGATCTCCAAAGCCCAGCTGCCCAAAGAGGAACTGGAAATCGTGGTCATCCTAGAAGGCATGGTGGAAGCTACAG
- the KCNJ6 gene encoding G protein-activated inward rectifier potassium channel 2 isoform X2, translating into MAKLTESMTNVLEGDSMDQDVESPVAIHQPKLPKQARDDLPRHISRDRTKRKIQRYVRKDGKCNVHHGNVRETYRYLTDIFTTLVDLKWRFNLLIFVMVYTVTWLFFGMIWWLIAYIRGDMDHIEDPSWTPCVTNLNGFVSAFLFSIETETTIGYGYRVITDKCPEGIILLLIQSVLGSIVNAFMVGCMFVKISQPKKRAETLVFSTHAVISMRDGKLCLMFRVGDLRNSHIVEASIRAKLIKSKQTSEGEFIPLNQTDINVGYYTGDDRLFLVSPLIISHEINQQSPFWEISKAQLPKEELEIVVILEGMVEATEMLKNPQGPTWGKKDFQTPPWVFTA; encoded by the coding sequence CTAACGTCCTGGAGGGTGACTCCATGGACCAGGATGTTGAGAGCCCTGTGGCCATTCACCAGCCAAAGTTGCCTAAGCAGGCCAGGGACGACCTGCCAAGACACATCAGCCGAGACCGGACCAAAAGGAAAATCCAGAGGTATGTGCGGAAAGATGGAAAGTGCAACGTCCACCATGGCAACGTGAGGGAGACCTATCGCTACCTGACCGATATCTTCACCACCTTAGTAGACCTCAAGTGGAGATTCAACCTGTTGATTTTCGTCATGGTTTACACAGTGACGTGGCTCTTTTTTGGAATGATCTGGTGGCTAATTGCATACATCCGAGGAGACATGGACCACATAGAGGACCCTTCATGGACTCCTTGCGTCACCAACCTCAATGGGTTCGTCTCTGCTTTTTTATtctccatagagacagaaaccaCCATTGGTTATGGCTATCGGGTCATCACGGACAAGTGCCCAGAGGGAATTATTCTCCTCTTAATCCAATCTGTTTTGGGGTCCATTGTCAATGCATTCATGGTGGGATGCATGTTTGTAAAAATATCTCAACCCAAGAAGAGGGCAGAGACCCTGGTTTTTTCCACCCATGCAGTGATTTCCATGAGGGATGGGAAACTGTGCCTGATGTTTCGCGTAGGGGATCTGAGGAATTCCCACATCGTGGAGGCTTCCATCAGAGCTAAGTTGATCAAATCCAAACAGACCTCAGAGGGGGAGTTCATCCCCTTGAACCAGACGGATATCAACGTAGGGTACTACACTGGCGATGACCGTCTCTTTCTGGTGTCACCACTCATCATTAGCCATGAAATTAACCAACAGAGTCCTTTCTGGGAGATCTCCAAAGCCCAGCTGCCCAAAGAGGAACTGGAAATCGTGGTCATCCTAGAAGGCATGGTGGAAGCTACAG
- the KCNJ6 gene encoding G protein-activated inward rectifier potassium channel 2 isoform X4: MAKLTESMTNVLEGDSMDQDVESPVAIHQPKLPKQARDDLPRHISRDRTKRKIQRYVRKDGKCNVHHGNVRETYRYLTDIFTTLVDLKWRFNLLIFVMVYTVTWLFFGMIWWLIAYIRGDMDHIEDPSWTPCVTNLNGFVSAFLFSIETETTIGYGYRVITDKCPEGIILLLIQSVLGSIVNAFMVGCMFVKISQPKKRAETLVFSTHAVISMRDGKLCLMFRVGDLRNSHIVEASIRAKLIKSKQTSEGEFIPLNQTDINVGYYTGDDRLFLVSPLIISHEINQQSPFWEISKAQLPKEELEIVVILEGMVEATGIVSIG, from the coding sequence CTAACGTCCTGGAGGGTGACTCCATGGACCAGGATGTTGAGAGCCCTGTGGCCATTCACCAGCCAAAGTTGCCTAAGCAGGCCAGGGACGACCTGCCAAGACACATCAGCCGAGACCGGACCAAAAGGAAAATCCAGAGGTATGTGCGGAAAGATGGAAAGTGCAACGTCCACCATGGCAACGTGAGGGAGACCTATCGCTACCTGACCGATATCTTCACCACCTTAGTAGACCTCAAGTGGAGATTCAACCTGTTGATTTTCGTCATGGTTTACACAGTGACGTGGCTCTTTTTTGGAATGATCTGGTGGCTAATTGCATACATCCGAGGAGACATGGACCACATAGAGGACCCTTCATGGACTCCTTGCGTCACCAACCTCAATGGGTTCGTCTCTGCTTTTTTATtctccatagagacagaaaccaCCATTGGTTATGGCTATCGGGTCATCACGGACAAGTGCCCAGAGGGAATTATTCTCCTCTTAATCCAATCTGTTTTGGGGTCCATTGTCAATGCATTCATGGTGGGATGCATGTTTGTAAAAATATCTCAACCCAAGAAGAGGGCAGAGACCCTGGTTTTTTCCACCCATGCAGTGATTTCCATGAGGGATGGGAAACTGTGCCTGATGTTTCGCGTAGGGGATCTGAGGAATTCCCACATCGTGGAGGCTTCCATCAGAGCTAAGTTGATCAAATCCAAACAGACCTCAGAGGGGGAGTTCATCCCCTTGAACCAGACGGATATCAACGTAGGGTACTACACTGGCGATGACCGTCTCTTTCTGGTGTCACCACTCATCATTAGCCATGAAATTAACCAACAGAGTCCTTTCTGGGAGATCTCCAAAGCCCAGCTGCCCAAAGAGGAACTGGAAATCGTGGTCATCCTAGAAGGCATGGTGGAAGCTACAG